One region of bacterium BMS3Abin08 genomic DNA includes:
- the gnd gene encoding 6-phosphogluconate dehydrogenase, decarboxylating: MYSGMVGLGRMGMNMARRLIKGGHTVIAYNRTPDKTRALMEEGADGAFSLEELVHKLPQPRVIWLMLPAGETVDSHISMLGELLSEGDIIIDGGNTDYRDDIRRAGHLKERGIELLDVGVSGGVWGLKEGYCLMAGGSHEKYRYVEPLLRTLAPPEGLLFCGKTGAGHYVKMIHNGIEYAMMQAYAEGFDILNASEYSVELDFSKLAHLWNRGSVIRSWLLELLEDAFSKDPRLEGIRGYVEDSGEGRWTVREAIDLNVPAETITMSLFKRFRSRQEESFSDRILAALRAEFGGHRVIKIED, translated from the coding sequence ATGTATTCAGGAATGGTTGGTCTTGGAAGAATGGGCATGAACATGGCGAGGAGGCTTATAAAGGGCGGACATACCGTGATTGCATACAACAGGACGCCTGATAAGACCAGGGCGCTTATGGAGGAAGGTGCGGACGGGGCATTCAGCCTCGAGGAACTGGTCCATAAACTCCCTCAACCAAGGGTGATCTGGCTTATGTTGCCGGCCGGAGAAACAGTGGATAGCCATATCTCCATGCTCGGAGAACTCCTATCGGAGGGAGACATCATAATCGATGGCGGGAACACGGACTACAGGGATGACATAAGACGGGCCGGCCACCTGAAGGAGAGGGGGATAGAGCTTCTTGACGTCGGTGTAAGCGGCGGGGTATGGGGATTAAAAGAGGGGTACTGCCTGATGGCAGGGGGAAGTCATGAAAAATACCGTTATGTCGAACCCCTGCTCAGAACCCTTGCCCCCCCGGAAGGTCTCCTCTTCTGCGGAAAAACCGGTGCAGGACACTATGTAAAGATGATACATAACGGAATTGAATATGCCATGATGCAGGCTTATGCCGAGGGGTTTGATATACTGAATGCCTCGGAATACTCGGTGGAACTGGATTTCTCAAAACTCGCTCACCTCTGGAACAGGGGAAGTGTGATACGTTCATGGCTTCTGGAGTTACTGGAAGATGCATTTTCAAAGGACCCACGCCTTGAAGGGATAAGGGGATATGTTGAAGACTCCGGGGAAGGAAGGTGGACCGTCAGGGAGGCAATCGACCTTAATGTCCCTGCCGAGACCATCACCATGAGCCTGTTCAAGCGCTTCAGGTCACGTCAGGAGGAGTCCTTTTCCGACAGGATACTTGCCGCCCTCAGGGCGGAATTCGGCGGACACAGGGTGATAAAGATTGAAGATTGA